CTCTCACCCCGATGACAAACTAACACCCTCAGACTCTCACCCTGGTGACAAACTAACACCCTCAGACTCTCACCCCGATGACAAACTAACACCCTCAGACTCTCACTCTGATGACAAACTAACAACCTCAGACTCTCACTCTGATGACAAACTAACAACCTCAGACTCTCAATCTGATGACAAACTAACATCCTCAGACTCTCACCCTGATGACAAACTAACACCCTCAGACTCTCACCCTGATGACAAACTAACACCCTCAGACTCTCACCCCGATGACAAAATAACACCCTCAGACTCTCACCCTGATGACAAACTAACACCCTCAGACTCTCACTCTGATGACAAACTAACAACCTCAGACTCTCACTCTGATGACAAACTAACAACCTCAGACTCTCAATCTGATGACAAACTAACACCCTCAGACTCTCATTGATGAAAAACTACTCAGACTCTCACTTTGATGACAAACTAACACCCTCAGACTCTCACTCTGATGACAAACTAACACCCTCAGACTCTCACTCTGATGACAAACTAACACCCTCAGACTCTCACTCTGATGACAAACTAACACCCTCAGACTCTCACTCTGATGACAAACTAACGCCCTCAGACTCTCACTGATGACAAACTACTCAGACTCTCACTTTGATGACAATCTAACACCCTCAGACTCTCACTCTGATGACAAACTAACGCCCTCAGACTCTCACTCTGATGACAAACTAACACCCTCAGACTCTCACTCTGATGACAAACTAACGCCCTCAGTCTCTCACTGATGACAAACTACTCAGACTCTCACCCCGATGACAAACTAACACCCTCAGACTCTCACTCTGATGACAAACTAACACCCTCAGACTCTCACTCTGATGACAAACT
This Pecten maximus unplaced genomic scaffold, xPecMax1.1, whole genome shotgun sequence DNA region includes the following protein-coding sequences:
- the LOC117319200 gene encoding putative surface-exposed virulence protein BigA: SHPDDKLTPSDSHSDDKLTTSDSHSDDKLTTSDSQSDDKLTSSDSHPDDKLTPSDSHPDDKLTPSDSHPDDKITPSDSHPDDKLTPSDSHSDDKLTTSDSHSDDKLTTSDSQSDDKLTPSDSH